One stretch of Sylvia atricapilla isolate bSylAtr1 chromosome 4, bSylAtr1.pri, whole genome shotgun sequence DNA includes these proteins:
- the RPL7L1 gene encoding ribosomal protein uL30-like produces MAELEEPRRRIPLVPENLLKKRKAYLAIKATQAKQALLNKRKQQKGKQIQFRRLETFVRDSWRKRRDDSRLRRMEQRPGQAAAPQESKLAFVVRIEDIKGVTKRVKRVMELLRLRKNYTGVFVKLSPLSLKMLRIVEPYVAWGQPNLKSVRELILKRGQAKIKKKRVPLTDNMLIEEHLGGCGIICLEDLIHEIYSTGKYFKRVTSFLWPFHLSVARHASRNRVGFLKEMGRPGYRGDAINQLIRQLN; encoded by the exons ATGGCGGAGCTGGAGGA GCCGAGGCGGCGGATCCCGCTGGTGCCGGAGAATTtgctgaagaagaggaaggCGTACCTGGCCATCAAGGCCACCCAGGCCAAGCAGGCGCTGCTCAACAAGCGCAAG CAGCAGAAGGGGAAGCAGATCCAGTTCAGGCGCCTGGAGACCTTTGTGCGGGACTCGTGGCGCAAGCGGCGGGATGACAGCCGGCTGAGGCGCATGGAGCAGAggcctgggcaggcagcagcgCCTCAGGAGAGCAAACTGGCCTTTGTTGTGAGGATTGAGGA taTTAAGGGAGTGACGAAGAGGGTGAAGAGAGTGATGGAGTTGCTGCGGCTGAGGAAGAATTACACTGGGGTATTTGTGAAGCTGAGCCCGCTGTCGCTGAAGATGCTGCGGATCGTGGAGCCGTACGTGGCGTGGGG ACAGCCTAACCTGAAATCTGTACGAGAGCTCATCCTGAAACGGGGCCAAGCCAAGATCAAGAAAAAGAGGGTGCCTCTGACAGACAACATGCTGATAGAGGAACATTTAG gGGGCTGTGGTATCATTTGCCTGGAAGACCTTATTCATGAGATCTACTCCACTGGGAAGTATTTCAAGAGAGTGACCAGCTTCCTGTGGCCGTTCCATCTGTCGGTGGCTCGGCACGCGTCGCGGAACAGAGTGGGATTTCTCAAGGAGATGGGCAGGCCTGGCTACAGAGGGGATGCAATCAACCAGCTCATCCGCCAGCTCAACTAG
- the MAD2L1 gene encoding mitotic spindle assembly checkpoint protein MAD2A, whose product MAAQLQLGREHQGITLRGSAELVAEFFSYGINSILYQRGIYPPETFTRVQKYGLTLLVTTDPDLANYLNNVTEQMKEWLYKCIVQRLVVVISSIESSEVLERWQFDIECDKTAKDDNGPREKSQKAIQDEIRSVIRQITATVTFLPLLESACAFDLLIYTDKDLAVPEKWEESGPQFIANSEEVRLRSFTTTIHKVNTMVAYKKDSVP is encoded by the exons ATGGCGGCGCAGCTGCAGCTCGGCCGGGAGCACCAGGGCATCACCCTGCGCGGCAGCGCCGAGCTCGTCGCCGAGTTCTTCT CCTATGGAATCAACAGCATCCTGTACCAGCGGGGCATCTACCCCCCCGAGACCTTCACCCGCGTGCAGAAGTACGGGCTGACGCTGCTGGTGACCACGGACCCGGACCTGGCCAACTACCTGAACAACGTGACGGAGCAGATGAAAG AGTGGCTGTACAAGTGCATCGTGCAGCGCCTGGTGGTGGTCATCTCCAGCATCGAGAGCAGCGAGGTCCTGGAGCGGTGGCAGTTCGACATCGAGTGCGACAAAACTGCAAAGGATGACAA TGGACCACGAGAGAAATCTCAGAAGGCAATTCAGGATGAAATTCGCTCTGTCATCAGACAGATAACTGCCACAGTAACCTTCCTGCCACTCCTGGAATCTGCCT GTGCCTTTGACTTGCTGATATACACGGATAAAGATCTGGCAGTGCCAGAAAAGTGGGAAGAGTCAGGACCGCAGTTCATAGCCAATTCGGAAGAAGTTCGGCTGCGTTCCTTCACTACCACAATCCACAAAGTCAACACCATGGTGGCTTACAAGAAGGATTCTGTTCCCTAA